One Clostridium estertheticum DNA segment encodes these proteins:
- the pyk gene encoding pyruvate kinase: MRMTKIICTLGPAVDDDNLLEQLILGGMDVARLNFSHGTHEEQKVRLDRVKKVREKLNIPVPLLLDIKGPKIRLGKFEKDEVILQNGNEFVLVNENILGTEDRSTISHKQLYKDVKIGTIILINDGLIELEVEKVVGKDIYCKILNGGAVSNNKGVNVPETDTHLPAITAQDVEDIKFAIENEFDFIACSFVRKASNITEVREVLKRYGGQDIMIISKIENREGVSNFDEILMVSDGIMVARGDLGVEIPTEEVPIVQKMIIKKCYQSGKPVITATQMLDSMINNPRPTRAEASDVANAVYDGTSAIMLSGESAIGKYPIESVKTMVKIAQTAEKSIDYGSKLAAMQFNLVENVTNAISYATCAIALQLKAAAIISATQSGQTARMISRFRAYCPIIATTSNPRVQRQLCISWGVVPLLVREALNVEEMFEIGVKRALSIKLVKEGDIIVITAGGPVGIVGTTNLLKVQTVGNTLKI, from the coding sequence ATGAGAATGACCAAAATAATATGTACCTTAGGGCCTGCGGTAGATGATGATAATTTATTAGAACAATTAATACTGGGAGGTATGGATGTAGCAAGATTAAATTTTTCTCATGGTACTCACGAGGAACAAAAGGTAAGATTGGATAGAGTAAAAAAAGTTAGAGAAAAATTAAACATCCCAGTTCCATTATTGCTAGATATTAAAGGGCCTAAAATTAGATTAGGTAAATTTGAAAAAGATGAAGTAATATTACAAAATGGTAATGAGTTTGTACTTGTAAATGAAAATATTTTAGGAACAGAGGATAGATCAACTATTTCCCACAAGCAGCTATATAAAGATGTTAAGATTGGCACAATAATATTAATAAATGATGGTCTTATAGAATTAGAAGTAGAAAAGGTGGTGGGCAAGGACATCTATTGCAAAATATTAAATGGTGGCGCCGTAAGTAATAACAAAGGAGTAAATGTTCCAGAAACAGACACACATTTACCCGCAATAACAGCGCAGGATGTTGAAGATATAAAGTTTGCTATAGAAAATGAATTTGATTTTATCGCTTGTTCTTTTGTAAGAAAGGCTTCAAATATAACTGAAGTGAGAGAAGTGTTAAAAAGATATGGTGGGCAGGATATAATGATAATTTCAAAGATTGAAAATAGAGAAGGCGTAAGTAATTTTGATGAAATATTAATGGTTTCAGATGGTATTATGGTAGCCAGAGGAGATTTAGGGGTAGAGATACCTACAGAGGAAGTTCCAATTGTTCAAAAAATGATAATCAAAAAATGTTACCAAAGTGGTAAACCAGTAATAACAGCAACTCAAATGCTAGATTCAATGATTAACAATCCAAGGCCTACTAGAGCCGAAGCTAGTGATGTAGCAAATGCTGTATATGATGGAACTAGTGCAATTATGCTTTCGGGTGAAAGTGCAATTGGTAAATATCCTATTGAAAGTGTAAAAACTATGGTTAAGATTGCTCAAACGGCAGAAAAATCTATTGATTATGGTAGTAAACTAGCTGCAATGCAATTTAACCTGGTGGAAAATGTTACGAACGCTATAAGTTATGCAACTTGTGCAATTGCACTGCAGTTAAAGGCAGCTGCAATAATTTCTGCAACTCAATCTGGGCAAACCGCTAGAATGATTTCTAGATTTAGGGCATATTGTCCCATAATAGCAACTACATCAAATCCAAGAGTTCAAAGACAGCTATGTATTTCCTGGGGGGTAGTTCCATTACTAGTTAGAGAAGCTTTAAATGTTGAAGAAATGTTTGAAATTGGAGTTAAAAGAGCTTTAAGCATTAAATTAGTTAAAGAAGGAGATATTATTGTAATAACAGCTGGAGGGCCAGTAGGAATAGTTGGAACAACTAATCTATTAAAGGTTCAAACAGTAGGCAATACCCTTAAAATATAA
- a CDS encoding GntR family transcriptional regulator — protein MFDKSKGAKPLYLQLSEILEIEINSDKYKPGDLLLTEFDYVEKYNLSRITVRQAIRELVLKGYIKRIKGKGTIILPPIIEEPLIRIKSFTNELRDRGIVPSTKSAKIVITKSFGETSKYLNQNDGDEAYKLTRIRCANDVPIVIFETYLKKQLDMSLDNKVYYGSLYEYLIKEKNVEVVKITQRISAAIADNKTSQLLNIKPGDPILTLKRQSFDINNNIIEYTICNYVAERYEYYIEIKNGNS, from the coding sequence ATGTTTGATAAGTCCAAAGGAGCAAAACCATTATATTTACAATTATCTGAGATATTAGAAATAGAAATAAACTCTGACAAATATAAACCTGGCGATTTGCTTCTTACTGAGTTTGATTATGTAGAAAAATATAATTTAAGTAGAATAACTGTAAGGCAAGCAATACGTGAGCTCGTATTAAAGGGTTATATTAAACGTATTAAAGGTAAGGGAACTATCATTTTACCCCCTATAATAGAAGAACCCCTAATAAGAATTAAAAGTTTTACAAATGAATTAAGGGATCGTGGTATAGTTCCTTCAACCAAAAGTGCAAAAATAGTAATTACTAAGTCTTTTGGTGAAACATCCAAGTATTTAAATCAAAATGATGGTGATGAAGCCTATAAGCTTACCAGAATACGTTGTGCAAATGATGTTCCTATAGTGATATTTGAAACCTATCTTAAAAAGCAACTTGACATGAGCTTAGATAATAAAGTATATTATGGCTCTTTGTACGAATATTTGATAAAAGAAAAAAATGTAGAAGTGGTAAAGATAACTCAACGTATCTCTGCTGCTATAGCAGACAACAAAACTAGCCAATTGTTAAATATTAAACCTGGAGATCCTATTTTGACTTTAAAAAGACAATCTTTTGATATTAATAATAATATAATTGAGTATACCATTTGCAATTATGTAGCAGAAAGATATGAATATTATATTGAAATTAAAAATGGCAACTCCTAA
- a CDS encoding class I mannose-6-phosphate isomerase, with product MSNYDKFPENKIFGYDESALEGYENILNKIKCDISKKSKSIIVIDCYPGVNEIEVLCEFKKLKPALIINSNECCIDGDTITKMIKDYLTEDRVFGVLSTKEFDEFFIEDKLQIYRNKIDAVAEGVILVYGVGASLITSGDILIYADLTRWEIQTRYRNGLANWNTDNYDAPILSKYKRGYFVEWRLADRHKKKIFHKIDYLLDTNISNLPKLVSGEALRDGLRQLVHRPFRMVPYFDVGVWGGQWMKKHFDLDEKQPNFAWSFDGVPEENSLYLKYGDVKIQIPAINLVFFQPQKLLGERVHARFGTEFPIRFDLLDTINGQNLSLQVHPLTEYIQENFGMHYTQDESYYILDAKEDATVYLGVKDGINKEEMLSDLKKSESGELIFPDGKYINRFPAKKHDHFLIPAGTIHCSGSNAMILEISATPYIFTFKLWDWGRLGLDGLPRPIHLKHGEKVIQWDRNTTWVKANLINKIDIINTENNCIEEKTGLHEREFIETRRNWFDKTVHHITNGSVNVLNLVQGEEAIVESPNNSFEPFIVHYAETFIIPACVEEYLITPCGKSIGNRIATIKAYVR from the coding sequence ATGTCAAATTATGATAAATTTCCAGAAAATAAAATTTTTGGATATGATGAATCTGCATTAGAAGGTTACGAGAATATTTTAAATAAAATTAAATGTGATATCTCAAAAAAAAGCAAATCTATCATTGTAATAGATTGCTATCCCGGAGTAAACGAAATCGAAGTTTTATGTGAATTTAAAAAATTAAAACCCGCTCTAATTATAAATTCTAATGAATGTTGCATCGACGGTGATACTATAACGAAAATGATTAAAGATTATTTAACCGAAGATCGAGTATTTGGTGTTTTATCAACAAAAGAATTCGATGAATTCTTTATAGAGGACAAACTCCAAATATATAGAAATAAAATAGATGCTGTAGCTGAAGGCGTTATATTAGTATACGGGGTGGGTGCTTCTTTAATTACATCAGGGGATATATTGATTTATGCAGATCTTACTCGTTGGGAGATCCAAACGCGATATAGAAATGGTCTGGCTAATTGGAACACGGATAATTATGATGCTCCAATATTATCTAAATATAAGAGAGGATACTTTGTAGAATGGCGTTTAGCAGATAGACATAAAAAGAAAATCTTTCATAAAATAGATTATCTTTTGGATACAAATATTAGCAATTTACCAAAACTAGTTTCAGGCGAAGCCCTTAGAGATGGACTCCGTCAACTTGTCCATAGACCGTTTAGAATGGTCCCATACTTTGATGTAGGTGTGTGGGGAGGTCAGTGGATGAAAAAGCACTTTGATTTAGATGAAAAACAGCCTAATTTTGCATGGAGTTTCGATGGCGTTCCTGAAGAAAATAGTTTATATTTAAAGTACGGAGATGTAAAAATTCAAATTCCTGCAATTAATCTGGTTTTTTTTCAACCACAAAAGTTATTAGGTGAAAGAGTTCACGCTCGTTTTGGAACAGAATTCCCAATTAGATTTGATTTGTTAGATACCATAAACGGACAAAATCTATCATTGCAAGTTCATCCATTAACAGAATATATACAAGAAAATTTTGGTATGCATTATACTCAAGATGAAAGCTACTATATATTAGATGCGAAGGAAGATGCCACTGTTTATTTAGGAGTAAAAGATGGAATAAACAAAGAAGAAATGTTATCTGATTTAAAAAAATCTGAAAGTGGAGAATTGATTTTCCCAGACGGAAAATATATTAACAGATTTCCAGCTAAGAAACATGATCACTTTTTAATTCCTGCTGGAACTATTCATTGTTCTGGATCCAACGCAATGATTTTGGAAATAAGTGCAACTCCTTATATATTTACTTTTAAATTATGGGATTGGGGAAGATTGGGACTCGACGGACTGCCTAGGCCAATTCATTTGAAGCACGGTGAAAAAGTAATTCAATGGGATAGAAACACGACTTGGGTAAAGGCAAATTTAATAAATAAAATAGATATTATTAATACTGAAAACAACTGTATTGAAGAAAAGACAGGGTTACATGAAAGAGAATTTATCGAAACTAGAAGAAATTGGTTCGACAAAACAGTTCACCATATCACAAATGGCAGTGTTAATGTTTTAAACTTAGTCCAAGGAGAAGAAGCTATTGTAGAAAGCCCCAATAATAGTTTTGAACCTTTTATAGTACATTACGCTGAAACTTTTATAATTCCAGCCTGCGTAGAGGAATATTTGATTACACCTTGCGGAAAATCAATTGGAAATAGAATAGCTACAATTAAAGCCTATGTACGATAG
- a CDS encoding PTS sugar transporter subunit IIA has product MKKILIVSHGTLAKGNYEAAKMFFGELTNVIYLCLEENMGIEDYKKKLTDVIQDISGSEQIVVLSDIKGGSPYNSVVSILSEKGLLKKSKILTGLNLIMLISVLMIENEITEKEVIDIIATAREGIINFKIEDKGQDEDTI; this is encoded by the coding sequence ATGAAAAAAATACTTATTGTGAGTCATGGTACACTAGCAAAAGGAAATTATGAGGCAGCTAAGATGTTTTTTGGAGAATTAACAAATGTTATTTATTTGTGCCTAGAAGAGAACATGGGAATCGAAGACTATAAGAAAAAGCTAACAGATGTAATTCAAGACATTAGTGGTTCGGAACAGATAGTAGTACTATCAGATATAAAAGGTGGGTCACCTTATAATTCTGTAGTAAGTATTTTATCTGAAAAAGGGTTGTTAAAAAAGTCGAAAATATTAACTGGGTTAAATCTGATCATGTTAATAAGCGTTTTAATGATTGAGAATGAAATTACTGAAAAAGAAGTAATCGATATAATAGCTACAGCTAGAGAGGGCATAATAAACTTTAAAATAGAGGATAAAGGTCAAGATGAAGATACAATATGA
- a CDS encoding PTS system mannose/fructose/N-acetylgalactosamine-transporter subunit IIB, with protein sequence MSISFIRIDDRIIHGQVVTRWAMEKPCDGIIAVNDKAANDQVLKTVLKSASDKKTLIFTLEEFLNKKEQVINSEKKYFLITKEPMTMAKILVDNDLKVNIKKINVGPQSARDNTKNINNNADITDEEALAYEKLFQKGYDIDFRLVPDGKSVLWNQVRNNFIK encoded by the coding sequence ATGAGCATTAGCTTTATAAGAATTGATGATAGAATTATTCATGGGCAAGTTGTAACCAGGTGGGCAATGGAAAAACCTTGTGATGGTATTATTGCTGTGAATGACAAAGCTGCAAATGATCAAGTATTAAAAACAGTTCTTAAGTCAGCATCTGATAAAAAGACTTTGATTTTTACATTAGAAGAATTTTTAAATAAAAAGGAGCAAGTTATTAATAGCGAAAAGAAGTATTTTCTTATTACGAAAGAACCTATGACAATGGCAAAAATACTAGTAGATAATGATTTAAAGGTAAATATAAAAAAAATTAATGTGGGTCCGCAGAGTGCTAGAGATAATACTAAAAATATTAATAATAATGCTGACATTACAGATGAAGAAGCATTGGCTTATGAAAAATTGTTTCAAAAGGGATATGATATAGATTTTAGACTTGTGCCAGATGGCAAGAGTGTACTTTGGAATCAAGTAAGAAATAATTTTATAAAATAA
- a CDS encoding PTS mannose/fructose/sorbose/N-acetylgalactosamine transporter subunit IIC — MTVSILQATIIGVLAYLGSLSVPWILGLSGGWYTLSRPLVSGLLIGIILGDVQTGIIVGVAVQVVYIALVTPGGSMPQDLNSAAYIGVGLGVLAVKGGASVGSAVAIATAVGAVGTIFFNFMMITNSFWNHKAIACIEKGDEKGLRFNHFVGPQITTFLLRFIPTFTVLYMGSSIATNILNMFPTTSFVMRTLTVLGGMLPAVGVAILLRQVIKKDLELIQFLFGFTLVATLKINMISLAFIGAFFAYLYFKQSTLKPSFSGKDDEEEDI, encoded by the coding sequence ATGACAGTAAGTATTTTACAGGCAACAATTATAGGAGTTCTTGCTTATTTAGGATCACTTTCAGTTCCTTGGATTTTAGGTCTATCTGGAGGATGGTATACATTAAGTAGACCACTAGTATCTGGTTTATTGATAGGTATAATTCTAGGCGATGTACAAACAGGAATAATAGTTGGTGTAGCAGTTCAAGTTGTATATATTGCACTTGTTACTCCAGGTGGATCAATGCCTCAAGACTTAAATTCTGCTGCATATATAGGAGTAGGGCTTGGCGTATTAGCTGTTAAAGGTGGCGCATCTGTAGGATCTGCTGTCGCAATTGCTACAGCTGTAGGGGCTGTAGGTACAATATTTTTTAACTTTATGATGATAACAAATTCTTTTTGGAATCATAAAGCCATAGCCTGTATTGAAAAAGGTGATGAGAAAGGATTGAGGTTTAATCATTTTGTAGGTCCTCAAATAACAACTTTCTTATTAAGATTTATACCAACTTTTACGGTGCTATATATGGGATCATCAATTGCAACTAATATTTTGAATATGTTTCCTACAACTTCATTTGTAATGAGAACTCTTACTGTTTTAGGTGGGATGCTCCCAGCAGTAGGTGTAGCGATTCTTTTAAGACAAGTAATTAAGAAAGACTTAGAATTAATACAATTTCTATTTGGATTTACATTAGTTGCAACTCTTAAAATAAATATGATTTCTCTTGCATTTATTGGAGCTTTCTTCGCTTATCTCTATTTTAAACAAAGTACATTGAAACCAAGCTTTAGTGGAAAAGATGATGAAGAGGAGGACATATAG
- a CDS encoding PTS system mannose/fructose/sorbose family transporter subunit IID, producing MTQIIKKLDKKTLRKSWFSWYIGNLSSMSYEWLEAFGFAVSMMPVINKLYGDNKEEKQKAMKRHSTFYNSEPQLGSVINGIVCGMEEERANGAEIDDEVINSIKIGLMGPLAGIGDAMIPGMYIPLLISIGMGLSEGGNPLGPIFYIVTYLTTITALSYFVFMKGYKLGTKSVDLIVGETAKRARESFNLLGGIVVGGVAASFVNVTTSLVIDTGAKKGIAVMGILDGIFPKLLPLILVLFCWWLMAKKKMSSLKVMGILVILSCIGVALKFF from the coding sequence ATGACACAGATTATAAAAAAATTAGATAAAAAAACACTTAGAAAATCTTGGTTTTCATGGTATATAGGTAATTTATCATCCATGTCTTATGAATGGTTAGAAGCATTTGGATTTGCAGTTTCTATGATGCCTGTTATAAATAAGCTGTATGGAGATAACAAGGAAGAGAAACAAAAAGCCATGAAAAGACATTCGACATTTTATAATTCTGAACCACAACTCGGATCTGTAATTAACGGAATAGTGTGCGGAATGGAAGAAGAGCGTGCAAATGGGGCTGAAATTGACGATGAAGTTATTAATAGTATAAAAATAGGGCTTATGGGACCATTAGCAGGAATTGGGGATGCGATGATTCCTGGAATGTATATACCTCTACTTATATCTATTGGTATGGGACTTTCTGAGGGGGGAAACCCTTTAGGACCAATCTTCTACATTGTAACATACTTAACAACCATAACAGCTTTAAGTTATTTTGTATTTATGAAGGGATATAAGTTAGGAACAAAATCAGTTGATCTTATTGTTGGGGAAACGGCTAAACGTGCAAGAGAATCTTTCAACCTTTTAGGAGGAATTGTAGTTGGTGGTGTAGCTGCTTCTTTTGTAAATGTCACAACCAGTTTGGTAATAGATACTGGTGCAAAAAAAGGGATTGCAGTTATGGGTATTTTAGATGGAATTTTCCCTAAACTTTTACCATTAATTTTAGTTCTATTCTGCTGGTGGTTAATGGCTAAGAAAAAGATGTCATCATTAAAGGTTATGGGGATACTTGTAATTTTATCTTGCATAGGAGTAGCACTTAAATTTTTCTAA
- a CDS encoding glucose-6-phosphate isomerase family protein, with protein MKFNPGFNIEYKSNPLGFIYGDGTFGPKIENRSINDIRKSLIDSNCSGPEIVYSIAMDVGNVKDRDEMIKRSLLYGAVTYSKGKLGKEPVRSQGHIHWVSPSCGTSTPELYEIWDGKAIIYMQETAKDNPKRCYAVYAEAGEVVLVPPNWAHCTINANPLENMTFGAWCVRDFGFDYEDVRKHEGVAWFPILDEANKINWVHNSNYMLGELIEKAPRNYTEFDLKKNVSIYTQFQKNPNAFLFISKPYESGVSWDNFIP; from the coding sequence ATGAAATTTAATCCAGGATTTAATATAGAATATAAATCTAATCCATTGGGTTTTATATATGGTGATGGAACATTTGGACCAAAAATTGAAAATAGGTCAATTAATGATATAAGAAAAAGTTTGATAGATAGCAATTGTAGCGGACCAGAAATAGTTTATTCTATTGCTATGGATGTAGGGAATGTTAAAGATAGAGATGAAATGATAAAGAGAAGTTTGTTATATGGTGCTGTTACTTATTCAAAAGGTAAACTGGGCAAAGAACCAGTAAGGTCTCAAGGACACATCCATTGGGTATCTCCTTCCTGTGGAACTTCTACGCCAGAGTTATATGAAATATGGGATGGTAAAGCTATAATATATATGCAGGAAACTGCTAAAGACAACCCTAAAAGGTGCTATGCTGTATATGCAGAAGCTGGCGAGGTTGTGCTAGTACCGCCCAATTGGGCTCATTGTACAATTAATGCTAATCCACTTGAAAATATGACGTTTGGAGCATGGTGTGTTAGAGACTTTGGTTTTGATTATGAGGATGTTAGAAAACACGAAGGGGTGGCGTGGTTTCCAATATTAGACGAAGCTAACAAAATTAATTGGGTTCACAATTCCAACTATATGTTAGGCGAACTTATCGAAAAGGCTCCTCGAAACTATACGGAATTTGATTTGAAAAAAAACGTTTCAATTTATACCCAATTTCAAAAAAATCCAAATGCATTTCTATTTATATCAAAACCCTATGAATCTGGAGTGAGTTGGGATAACTTCATACCATAA
- a CDS encoding glucose-6-phosphate isomerase family protein, whose protein sequence is MKILEPILWHKMQNGIIEGEGVKHTKKYLKDIFKIYKANYKLEGIDDNTVMYEVYSYSEGKEVPGNLNWGLTVMSPVRINGECNMTKGHYHEDRNCVEYYFGISGEGLLLYMNIAGEMWAEKILPGSLHYIDGNLAHRLVNIGDSQLKVGACWPSSAGHNYEDVEKKEFPERIYKESGEIVFKDR, encoded by the coding sequence ATGAAAATTTTAGAACCTATATTATGGCATAAAATGCAAAATGGTATAATTGAAGGAGAAGGTGTAAAACATACAAAAAAATACCTAAAAGATATATTTAAAATATACAAGGCAAATTATAAACTAGAGGGAATAGATGATAACACTGTAATGTATGAAGTCTATTCGTACTCTGAGGGAAAAGAGGTACCTGGTAATTTAAATTGGGGATTAACTGTTATGAGCCCTGTAAGGATTAATGGAGAATGTAATATGACAAAAGGGCATTATCATGAGGATAGAAATTGTGTAGAATATTATTTTGGAATTTCAGGCGAAGGACTTTTATTATACATGAATATAGCTGGTGAAATGTGGGCAGAAAAAATACTTCCAGGCTCTCTTCATTATATTGATGGGAATTTAGCGCACAGATTAGTAAATATTGGTGATAGTCAATTAAAAGTAGGGGCATGTTGGCCTTCATCTGCAGGTCATAATTATGAGGATGTTGAAAAAAAAGAATTCCCAGAGAGGATTTATAAGGAAAGTGGAGAAATAGTTTTTAAAGATAGATAA